In Ictalurus furcatus strain D&B chromosome 23, Billie_1.0, whole genome shotgun sequence, a single window of DNA contains:
- the pabpn1 gene encoding polyadenylate-binding protein 2 isoform X1, translating to MAEFGNGLAEESLLDSDPGHPELEDPGVGDEEPGLDEGEAAIEDPELEAIKARVREMEEEAEKLKELQNEVEKQMNLSPPPAGPVIMSIEEKIEADGRSIYVGNVDYGATAEELEAHFHGCGSVNRVTILCDKFTGHPKGFAYIEFADKESVRTAMALDESLFRGRQIKVGAKRTNRPGISTTDRGFPRARFRSRGGSFSSRARYYSGYTPPRGRGRAFRFQDQWRLSTPPPPVAAAPPTVSPSSLSLSAPSIPLSTLMWGGGGGAQGDPRPIYYNNKR from the exons ATGGCGGAGTTCGGTAATGGATTGGCGGAGGAATCTCTGCTCGACTCAGACCCCGGTCACCCAGAGCTGGAAGATCCGGGTGTTGGAGACGAAGAACCGGGTTTAGATGAAGGAGAGGCCGCTATTGAAGACCCG GAGCTGGAGGCCATTAAAGCCcgggtgagagagatggaggaggaagcaGAGAAACTGAAGGAGCTCCAGAACGAAGTGGAGAAACAGATGAACCTTAGTCCTCCTCCTg CTGGTCCTGTCATCATGTCCATTGAAGAGAAGATCGAAGCAGATGGAAGATCAATTTATGTTGGAAAT GTGGATTATGGAGCAACAGCCGAGGAGCTTGAAGCTCATTTTCACGGCTGTGGCTCTGTTAACAGAGTCACTATCCTGTGTGACAAATTCACAGGACACCCGAAAGG GTTTGCATATATTGAGTTTGCAGACAAGGAATCTGTTAGAACAGCAATGGCACTGGATGAGTCCTTATTCCGAGGAAGGCAGATAAAG GTTGGGGCTAAGAGAACGAACCGACCCGGTATCAGCACCACAGACCGCGGGTTTCCACGGGCCCGATTCCGCTCACGTGGAGGAAGTTTCTCGTCTCGGGCTCGGTATTACAGCGGATACACACCACCCAGAGGAAGAGGACGGGCCTTCAG GTTTCAGGACCAGTGGAGGCTGAGTACTCCTCCTCCCCCTGTGGCTGCAGCGCCCCCTACAGTCTCACCatcgtctctttctctctctgctccctCTATCCCTCTATCCACACTcatgtgggggggtgggggtggggcaCAGGGTGATCCCCGGCCCATTTACTACAACAACAAACGTTGA
- the ngdn gene encoding neuroguidin yields the protein MAALSVQNEVIEDDLPKAVQLLNTLTQQVAFVTSHVRDLIKKVQNKTYPTSKGLSFLDLRYHLLLFYLQDVAHLMSIKTDGQSLKDNDAIHRLVTIRTVLEKMRPLDQKLKYQIDKLVRTAVTGSLAENDPLHFRPNPENLVSKLDQSEESDDDDDDGNKKDSGKKVAPKARKYVPPKIAPMHYDGDLTEADRQKELVDKRRKAAFRSSVIGELRQQYSDAPEEIRERQDFQTERDIREDQHRKNYEESMMVRLSVPRDQKAKKRRMMGMSSQLKSITHFGDITALTGGEAPDLDNPRPKKKKKVLKKKNKKKMFKKRK from the exons ATGGCGGCCCTCAGTGTACAGAAC GAGGTGATTGAGGATGATCTGCCTAAAGCAGTGCAGCTACTCAACACACTCACGCAACAG GTTGCGTTTGTTACGAGCCACGTTCGAGACTTGATCAAGAAAGTCCAGAATAAAACGTATCCGACTTCTAAG GGTTTGTCCTTTCTTGACCTGCGATACCATCTACTGTTATTTTACCTTCAAGACGTTGCACATCTGATGAGCATTAAGACAGATGGCCAAAGTTTGAAGGACAACGACGCCATCCACAGGCTGGTCACCATAAGAACG GTTCTGGAGAAGATGCGTCCTCTCGATCAGAAGCTGAAATATCAGATTGATAAACTAGTGCGCACTGCTGTGACTGGCAGTCTGG CTGAGAACGATCCTTTACATTTCCGTCCGAATCCCGAGAATCTTGTCAGCAAG CTTGATCAGTCTGAGGAATCAGACGACGATGACGACgatggaaataaaaaagattCTGGCAAAAAGGTGGCTCCCAAAGCCAGGAAATACGTCCCACCAAAGATCGCCCCAATGCATTATg ACGGTGATCTGACTGAGGCTGATAGGCAGAAGGAGCTTGTGGATAAACGCAGGAAAGCGGCGTTCCGTAGTTCAGTGATCGGGGAGCTCCGGCAGCAGTACAGCGACGCGCCGGAGGAAATCCGTGAGCGCCAAGACTTTCAGACTGAGCGAGACATCCGAGAGGACCAGCACAG GAAAAACTATGAGGAGTCTATGATGGTGCGTCTAAGTGTCCCCCGAGATCAGAAGGCTAAGAAGAGACGCATGATGGGAATGTCCTCACAGCTGAAGAGCATCACACACTTCGGTGACATCACAGCGCTGACCGGCGGAGAGGCACCA GATTTGGATAATCCCAGacccaagaagaagaagaaagtacttaagaagaaaaacaaaaagaaga TGTTCAAGAAACGCAAGTAG
- the pabpn1 gene encoding polyadenylate-binding protein 2 isoform X2 gives MAEFGNGLAEESLLDSDPGHPELEDPGVGDEEPGLDEGEAAIEDPELEAIKARVREMEEEAEKLKELQNEVEKQMNLSPPPAGPVIMSIEEKIEADGRSIYVGNVDYGATAEELEAHFHGCGSVNRVTILCDKFTGHPKGFAYIEFADKESVRTAMALDESLFRGRQIKVGAKRTNRPGISTTDRGFPRARFRSRGGSFSSRARYYSGYTPPRGRGRAFRGRGRSTSWYSPY, from the exons ATGGCGGAGTTCGGTAATGGATTGGCGGAGGAATCTCTGCTCGACTCAGACCCCGGTCACCCAGAGCTGGAAGATCCGGGTGTTGGAGACGAAGAACCGGGTTTAGATGAAGGAGAGGCCGCTATTGAAGACCCG GAGCTGGAGGCCATTAAAGCCcgggtgagagagatggaggaggaagcaGAGAAACTGAAGGAGCTCCAGAACGAAGTGGAGAAACAGATGAACCTTAGTCCTCCTCCTg CTGGTCCTGTCATCATGTCCATTGAAGAGAAGATCGAAGCAGATGGAAGATCAATTTATGTTGGAAAT GTGGATTATGGAGCAACAGCCGAGGAGCTTGAAGCTCATTTTCACGGCTGTGGCTCTGTTAACAGAGTCACTATCCTGTGTGACAAATTCACAGGACACCCGAAAGG GTTTGCATATATTGAGTTTGCAGACAAGGAATCTGTTAGAACAGCAATGGCACTGGATGAGTCCTTATTCCGAGGAAGGCAGATAAAG GTTGGGGCTAAGAGAACGAACCGACCCGGTATCAGCACCACAGACCGCGGGTTTCCACGGGCCCGATTCCGCTCACGTGGAGGAAGTTTCTCGTCTCGGGCTCGGTATTACAGCGGATACACACCACCCAGAGGAAGAGGACGGGCCTTCAG gGGCCGAGGGCGATCAACATCGTGGTATTCCCCTTACTAA